Proteins found in one Planctomycetota bacterium genomic segment:
- a CDS encoding thermonuclease family protein: MIRLAALLLILACPAIADDASAPFTAEVVRVTDGDTVTVLHDRTEVRIRLEGIDAPERGQAFGTRARQALSDACFGRDILVEPTGTDRYGRTIATLKIEGRSINLAMVRAGMAWHYTQFSDDADLAEAERAARKARRGLWRDPDPVPPWEWRRRDREK; this comes from the coding sequence ATGATCCGCCTCGCCGCCCTACTCCTGATCCTCGCTTGCCCGGCGATCGCCGATGACGCCTCCGCCCCGTTTACCGCCGAAGTCGTGCGCGTCACGGACGGCGATACGGTGACGGTGCTACACGACCGGACCGAGGTTCGCATCCGCCTCGAAGGCATCGACGCGCCCGAGCGCGGTCAGGCCTTCGGTACCCGGGCGCGACAGGCGCTGTCCGACGCCTGCTTCGGCCGCGACATCCTCGTCGAGCCCACGGGCACCGACCGCTACGGACGTACCATCGCCACGCTCAAGATCGAGGGACGATCGATCAACCTCGCGATGGTGCGGGCGGGGATGGCCTGGCACTACACGCAGTTCAGCGACGACGCGGACTTGGCCGAGGCTGAGCGTGCGGCGCGGAAGGCGCGGCGGGGACTGTGGCGCGATCCTGATCCGGTGCCGCCTTGGGAGTGGCGGAGGCGGGACAGGGAGAAATGA
- a CDS encoding pentapeptide repeat-containing protein, with protein sequence MSCVIAVGTSGQLVRHYNGQVLEPTFPVAGDTVENRYWIYADLRNAALPGVTWRQINLFVAQAGGANFAGSTFERVNFTFTDFTGADLSGVVFRDLRLEGANLKNANLDGATFDHVSSLTSEMFYSSATGADPARRWSSVDFVDPDFSEWDLRGQNLKQANVSGDWDLRDADLTHATLPESLSAWIEGATLANVDLRGTSIGIEGGFSALQNVDFSGAEITGLSLTKRRFPNGTRLRAPVGLFTPTASYQRGDLRGIGLNDIDLTGWDLSGQDLRGASFSGANLTDVDFTDADIRDTNRRFADGFTVDQLQSTATYRNDQLAGIHLFGMDLSGADFAGKTLDSAILRGTILTEADFTGASIAGVSFQDAVGLTEPQFQSTATYATGNLSNVAFPSDTTGWHLADFELRGGSFNDATDAAFDRADLRGASIEQAPGASFRGADLREARFGPDFTDADFTDARIDQPRLEAGVLTETQLRSTASHRAGAIRGWVADGDFPVGFTALAGLDLRGASWNEVTVIGGDLTETDLSGSILGEQWYIDDATARSLNVQNTYFDLPDFDRADLFGSDFRGATFSGRSDEQQDLSVAADPASIIRSDGSVQRWELEAGEALRLWDTRSSDLPTIAVEAALLLDTDAELRFVFEDEAWGSTLGFEPGATVELSGTLALIVAPDAEPGMSSGTVLKLFDWGGVTPVGTPSIRSEPGFMWDTSAILTEGTVTLLAAAPLGDFSGDGTVDQADLDLVLARWGDAWTPVSWKNRRGLSQGIDLEELDAVLSHWNGSGQPNLRGLVIPEPTAACAMASSTLLLRRRRSIAA encoded by the coding sequence ATGTCCTGTGTCATCGCCGTGGGTACTTCCGGACAACTGGTTCGGCACTACAACGGCCAAGTCCTCGAGCCGACCTTCCCGGTGGCCGGTGATACGGTTGAAAACCGTTACTGGATTTATGCCGACCTTCGCAATGCGGCCTTGCCCGGAGTGACGTGGCGACAGATCAATCTGTTTGTGGCTCAGGCCGGCGGGGCTAACTTCGCGGGAAGCACGTTTGAGCGAGTGAACTTCACCTTTACGGACTTTACCGGTGCCGACCTGTCGGGTGTGGTGTTCCGCGATTTACGCCTGGAGGGCGCAAATCTGAAAAACGCCAATCTGGACGGTGCGACCTTCGACCACGTCTCGTCGCTGACCAGCGAGATGTTTTACAGTTCGGCCACCGGCGCCGATCCGGCCCGGCGGTGGTCGAGCGTCGATTTTGTCGATCCCGATTTTTCTGAATGGGATCTGCGTGGACAGAACTTAAAACAGGCCAATGTTTCCGGGGACTGGGATCTACGCGACGCCGATCTGACCCACGCAACGCTACCCGAATCTCTGTCTGCCTGGATCGAAGGCGCCACTCTCGCCAACGTGGACCTGCGCGGGACGAGTATCGGGATCGAGGGCGGTTTTTCGGCTTTGCAGAACGTCGATTTTTCGGGCGCAGAAATCACCGGTCTATCGCTGACGAAACGTCGATTCCCCAACGGCACCCGCTTGCGGGCTCCCGTCGGTCTTTTCACGCCAACCGCGAGCTACCAGCGCGGCGATCTGCGTGGTATCGGACTCAACGACATCGATCTCACCGGCTGGGACCTCTCCGGCCAGGACCTGCGTGGGGCCAGCTTCTCTGGAGCCAACCTAACCGACGTCGACTTCACCGACGCCGACATCCGCGACACCAACCGTCGCTTTGCCGACGGCTTCACGGTGGATCAGTTGCAATCCACCGCGACCTACCGCAACGATCAACTCGCCGGCATCCACTTGTTCGGTATGGACCTTAGCGGCGCCGACTTCGCAGGCAAGACGCTGGATAGCGCAATTCTGCGCGGCACCATCCTCACCGAAGCCGACTTCACCGGCGCAAGTATCGCTGGGGTCAGCTTCCAGGACGCGGTCGGCTTGACCGAGCCGCAGTTCCAATCCACCGCGACCTACGCGACCGGCAACCTCAGCAACGTGGCATTCCCCAGCGACACCACGGGGTGGCACCTCGCCGACTTCGAATTACGAGGTGGAAGTTTCAACGATGCTACGGACGCGGCCTTCGATCGGGCCGACCTGCGGGGCGCTAGCATCGAGCAGGCTCCGGGCGCGTCCTTCCGCGGGGCCGACCTGCGGGAGGCAAGGTTTGGCCCAGACTTCACGGACGCCGACTTCACGGACGCGCGGATCGATCAGCCGCGCCTAGAAGCCGGCGTGCTCACCGAAACGCAGCTGCGTTCGACCGCTAGCCATCGCGCCGGCGCGATCCGCGGGTGGGTGGCCGATGGCGATTTTCCGGTCGGCTTTACCGCGCTGGCGGGGCTGGACTTGCGCGGCGCGTCCTGGAACGAAGTCACCGTGATCGGCGGCGACCTCACCGAGACCGATTTGTCGGGCTCGATACTCGGCGAGCAGTGGTACATCGACGACGCTACCGCCCGCAGCCTCAACGTGCAGAACACGTACTTTGACTTGCCGGACTTCGACCGAGCCGACTTGTTCGGGTCCGACTTCCGTGGGGCGACCTTCTCGGGCCGAAGCGATGAACAACAAGATTTATCCGTTGCCGCCGACCCCGCGTCGATCATCCGGTCGGACGGCTCGGTCCAGCGGTGGGAGCTCGAAGCCGGTGAAGCGTTGCGGCTTTGGGACACCCGCTCGTCCGACCTACCCACCATCGCGGTAGAAGCAGCGCTGCTGCTGGATACCGACGCGGAATTGCGGTTTGTGTTTGAAGACGAAGCCTGGGGTTCGACGCTGGGTTTTGAGCCCGGGGCCACCGTGGAGCTTTCCGGGACGCTGGCGCTAATCGTTGCGCCGGACGCCGAACCCGGGATGAGTTCCGGGACGGTATTGAAGCTCTTCGACTGGGGCGGCGTCACGCCGGTGGGCACGCCGAGCATCCGTAGCGAGCCGGGCTTCATGTGGGACACCTCCGCCATCTTGACCGAAGGAACCGTCACGCTGTTGGCCGCCGCGCCGCTTGGCGACTTTTCCGGTGACGGAACCGTGGATCAGGCGGACTTGGACCTGGTCCTTGCCCGTTGGGGCGACGCATGGACCCCCGTGTCATGGAAAAATCGGCGAGGCTTATCGCAGGGCATCGATCTGGAGGAACTGGACGCGGTGCTGAGCCACTGGAACGGCAGCGGTCAACCAAACCTGCGGGGCCTCGTTATTCCTGAGCCCACGGCGGCTTGCGCAATGGCCTCATCTACCCTGCTGCTGCGTCGTCGTCGTAGCATCGCGGCATGA